The nucleotide window CATCAGGAGCAGGGTGACGTGTTCGCGGCTCGCGTAGTTGTAGCGATTCAGGTACTCCAGAATATCACCGACGCGCTCGGGTTCGAGCGTCGTGTTACTCACATTCTGCCCGTTACTGACGGTCGGAAGCGGAACGTCCTCGCGTAGCCCGCCGCGAACCGCGTCGATCTCTTCAGCGAATCGGAGGAACGAGCGGAGTGTTGCCAGCTGGCCGCGAAGGGTGACCGGGGCGATCGGGTCGCGGTCGTCGCCGTTTCCCTCTCGACGCCAGACACGGTATCGATAGAGGTCGCGCCCGGCCAGCTCGTTCAGGTTTTCAATACCTTCCTCGGCGCACCACTGCTGGAACGCATCGAGTCGGTACCGCTGGCTCTTGATGGTCCGCTCGCTCAGCTCGTCACGACGAGCCTCGAAGTACATCGCGATACCCTCGCTCGGGGAGAGGGGTTCGAGGTCGTCGCTCATTCCTGACCTCCGTCATCGTCGAGAATATTCGCACACCGCTCGCAGACAGGTTCGTCCCGATCAGCATCGTACCCGTCAGCGAGGTTCTCGCAGTAGGAACAGGTCCCGTCGGAGTTTTTACTCAGCGTTACATCTGACCGTCTGGGGCCTACAAGCCCCGTTATGGTTCCGTTCATGGCGTGAAACCGGAACCACCTCTGGGCCAACGCTGCAACGTTGGCCCCTCTTCACTACCCGACGATTCATCACTAGCCTACTGGGTAGCTCCGTAGTTCCCCTTTTGGAGTAGTGGTACTTAGCTGTTGGGTCTAATTAGTAACGTCGAATAGATTACGCCCATATGGCAGCACCTTTTTGGTTAGCTGGGGCATGGACGCAACCATGAGCGAACCAGAACCCTCTGAATTTGAAAGATACATCGACGAACACGGCTGGAAAGTCAGCACCGGAGAGTATGATTACGAGGAACTCAGCCCTCCAGAGTGGTTCACCGAACTGGACCGAGAGATCTGCGTCCTTTTGGGACACGGATTCATATTTACTCCATCACTAATCGCAAAGAACATAGAGCGCCCACGAAGTTCCGTCTCGCGGCGGCTAAACACATTAGAAGCGGGAGGCATTGTCGAGAAAGTTGAGAGGGGGCACTACAAGCTAACAGAGGAGGGGTACGCAAGGCTATTACAGAGGGTCACAAGGGAAGGGCCTGAAGGAGAGAGAAATTGGTACACGATAAAAATTCCCTCCCCCGAGGAAATTCAAGAGTCAAACGAGGAGTAGCATTTAAAAATATCTACAAACTCTGCCTCCAGCTTGCTCAGTAAAGAAGACTCACGATCGCTCAATACAGGTCACCCACCGATCAGGATTAGTAAGCCGACAGCCGAACAGAGTGCGCCTAATCCACGAAAGAATGTCTTTCCACTATCGGACACGGAATCTTCGTCCACAGCCCCGAAGAACCAAAACCGAAGGGTTGCTTCGGGCCAAATTGCCCCAGTAATACCCGCTATAAACAAAAGGAATCCTGCGATGCCATTCATACCACAAACTGCTGTCTATCAAGTAATAGTTCTTCTGGCGACCGATTCGCAGTCTTCATCGACCGGCTGTTTCACCCAGTTTATATCTGAAGAATAAGATTTTAACAGAGCCATTCTAACCTATCTCTCATCGAGGGGTAGCATACAGGGGCGAGGTTCGTCGCGGTCCATATCCGGGTTCGAGACGTGGTAGTCGTCGACGATCAGTAGCCGATCAGCAACATCCGGGTCGGTGATACCGTTATTGACGAACCCGCGGGCGATCGTCTCAGGGTCGTGGGTCGCGACACCGGTCCGTCCGTTCCGGAATATCTCCCCTTGTGCGAGGTCGTTCGCGAGCCGAGTGTTCTCGATGATATACGCGACAGGGAGTTCCAGCTGGACCATGTCGACACCGCCGCCGCCGGGCTGGTGTTCGTTACCGTCGGCGTCGACGATCGCTTTCAATTCGTAGCCGAACTGTGGTTCACGTCGGCGTCGATCGATTGACTCGGACTCGGGCTGTTCGGTTCCGTTCAGTACCTCACCGACGAATTCCTTGTACGACGGGTCGATGTTCAGATGTGCCAGTATCGAGGGGAGCGACACGTCTTGACCGTGAACGTCGAGATAGCCCTGGACGCGCTCACGAATAAGCGCCTTCCGAGGTGATTCTCCGTAGGACCACGCGCTATCTGCGCTCGGCCAGCGTTCAGCGAGCGAACGGTCCGGTTCCGGATTCGGCGGTGGGGCTGTCGCGCCGGCTGCCCATCGGAGATCGTCGTCGAGCGCGGTCTCCGGCTCAGGCGGACCATCGAGCCGGTCTTGGTCGATAGTCCACGGAGAGCCACAGCATGAGCAGACGACATCGGCACCGTGGCCGTCGTCCCATCGAATGCGCTCGCCGTGGGGGTCAACCTGTCCCGTTTCCTCGTTTTCAGCCCGCTGTTCACACCGGTCCGCACAGATAGCCTGATTCACGGTTTGCGAGCGGGAGGTCCGTCGACGAGCGGCGGACCAGTAGAGCGCGCCCCACGCGAGGTACTCGATCGGCTTGTCGAGCAGCTCCTCGGTGTAGCCGCCCATATACGCGGCGAGATACGAACCGAGGTTTTGAACGTCCGCGTTTAGCGAGATACAGCCAGTATCGTCCGCTAGATAATCGTCGACCGAAGTGTAGTCGTGACCGCCGACACCGGCTGAGTCACACTCTGCTACGTGTTTGTCGATCACGCGCTCGAACTCGGAGCCAACCGAACGGAGATCGAGCGAGGTCGCGGCCGCGTCGAAGTAGACGCCGACGTGAAGGTGCGTATAACAGGCGTTCATTCCGGTCCGCTCTCCATCGTCCGCGGCCGAACCCATCCCGTGCGGTTCAGCTTGGAGCCAGTAGCCCCAGTCGTCCGAGTCGAGTCCGAGATGATACTCCAACGTGTTCCGAAGCGTGTCGCGGACGCCACCGTAACTGAACGCGTCGTGAATCGCGTCGAGATGGTCGACAGGGGAGAGTCGGTCACCATCAGGGACGGACGACGCCGTGAGCGTCAGCATCGCCGTCGCGGGGTCGTCCCACGCGGGGACCGCCTCACCTCCAGTGGGTCGCTCTCCGCCACCCATCTGACGCTGTAGCGCGCGAGCCCGTGCGTACTGTTTCCGGCTGTAGTCCTCTCCCCACGCGTCGACGAGCGGGACATCGAATTCATCGCCCGACTGTCGGTCAGCGAACCGGGCGACGAGACCTTCGTAGTCGACATGTGACCGAAGGAAGGCGTGAAGCGCGTCGACCCACGTCGCGGCTGTACGCCGGTCGAGCGTCCGAATCGAAAACGCGTCTTCGAGCGGGTCGTCGGAGTCGACCCACTCCTCGGAGAATTCAGGGTCCGTGACGATTCGGCGGAGCTTCCGCCCATGGCTGACCGATAGGGGAAGCTCAGCGAGGTCGGGGTACTGGGCTGCGAACTCAGCGACCCTTTCGACAACTCGATCGTCGTCCTCCTGAAAAGAAGCGGTAGAGCCGTTTACAGAGTTAGTCTCCTTGGAAGGCCAAGACGCAGACCCGGATGAAGACTCGCTACTCATCGCCCGACCTCCGGTGAGTCTCGCCCGCGCCGCCAGTCGTTCGGCTCCCTCCGGTCGCCGTGCGCGGCCGGCGGCGCTCGGACCGGGTACGCCGGTCCTCGCGCACCACAAGGTCGCCGGCCGCTTGGAGAGACTGACCGGCAGGCGCGGAGCTGCTCATTCCTCTCCCTCACGCCCACCGTCAGCAGCGAGATCGCGGCCGAGGCAGTTTTTCAGCTGGGTGGTCCGGTTAGAAGGTTGGCGTCCACCGAACCGGGGAAGCTCTCGGTTCGGGCAGTCGACGTGATGCCCGTACTCGGTGGAGCCGTCAGGCGACTCAGTACAGCGAGCGCCGCAGGCAGGGCACCAGAACTCCCCTGGTCCATCTGTGGTCAGGGTCGTCCCCCCGGACTGATCGGTGAGTCTCACACCAGATCACCCCTCGCGGGACGATCGCGGCCCGCCTGCCCACCCCGTAAAGGGGTAGGCAGGCCGGGCAAAGCGAGAGCGACGACGGTACCAATCGCACCACGGACCGGGGGAACACCTACACCAATGGGTGGGTAGGCGGGTGGGTGGATCGACGCAGTAGCGACTACAGTATTCGCACGACAGCAACGACCCGGAACCGGGCACCGGTCGACATACCTCTCAGCGGCCGATTTTCGGGACCCTCTGAAGCGTCGATTTCCGGCGTAAGAACTACCGAGCGAAGCGTTTCGGAGAACACCCGATGACGGGTGTAAACGCGATGGGCCCTGCCGGATTCGAACCGGCGATCAACTCGTTATGAGCGAGTCGCTTTAACCGGACTAAGCTAAGGGCCCGCCGTCGTGATTAGCGGTTTTTCTCGATTCCACTTTAGGCTGCCGGGTCGGGAGCGGGTGGCGGTGAGACCTGACGAGAGGAAGGAGAGACGCCGAAGCCAGGACTCGAACCTGGGACCGCCTCGTTAACAGCGAGGCGCTCTACCAACTGAGCTACTTCGGCCCATCTTCGGGTACTCACGTTGTTTTGATAGGGCTTTCGTTTCCGCCCGACTGAGCGAGGTTCGACGGACCCGAAGGGTGCGAGACGTTAGCGCGGCGGCCGACCGTCGCGCCACCGATCCGACCGACACGTTTTCGGCCGGACCGCGAGACCGTTCGGTATGGACGACGAGGAGACCGCCGGGGACGAGCTTGCGGCGGTGCTGTCGCGCGTCCGCGAGCGTGCCCTGCCGGAGCCGGAGGAGCGCGAGCGGCTGCGCGCGGCGAGCGCGGCGTTGACCGAGCGGACCCGCGAGGCGATAGCCGATCTTGCCGTCGACGCCGACGTGGTTCAGGTCGGGTCGACCGCGCGCGGCACGTGGGTCGCCGGCGACCGCGACATCGATCTCTTCGTCCGGTTCGACGCAGAACTCGACCGCGCCGAGTTGGAGGAGTACGGGCTGGCGGTCGGACACGCGGTCCTCCCGGACGGCCACGAGGAGTACGCGGAGCACCCGTACGTGAAGGGAAGCTACGACGGGTTCGACGTCGACTTGGTCCCCTGTCACGACGTGGAGACGGCGGTCGACCTGGTCTCGGCGGTCGACCGCACCCCGTTCCAC belongs to Halorubrum sp. DM2 and includes:
- a CDS encoding helix-turn-helix domain-containing protein is translated as MSEPEPSEFERYIDEHGWKVSTGEYDYEELSPPEWFTELDREICVLLGHGFIFTPSLIAKNIERPRSSVSRRLNTLEAGGIVEKVERGHYKLTEEGYARLLQRVTREGPEGERNWYTIKIPSPEEIQESNEE